Proteins encoded together in one Amblyomma americanum isolate KBUSLIRL-KWMA chromosome 1, ASM5285725v1, whole genome shotgun sequence window:
- the Maf1 gene encoding repressor of RNA polymerase III transcription Maf1: MKLLESSRFEAINSSLCFETGDCKIVGRIESYSCKMVGSDKRLFKTMNAEAGGGPNDLQALSPPQSALMSQSPSKLYSRSQSDDGECHLCDTISRKTLFHLIGTLNASFHPDYDFSQAKSDEFSRETSLEWVMNTVDSNLFATANQAYSALRGRLWAAVDSEISLADCDIFSYNPDLASDPYGEDGCLWSFNFFFYNRRLKRIVFFTCHAVSANSSEYGCDELEQMNMELEEESVANPNRAIQEAF, encoded by the exons ATGAAGCTTCTGGAGAGCAGCCGTTTCGAAGCCATCAATTCTTCGTTGTGCTTCGAGACCGGCGATTGCAAGATCGTTGGCAG GATTGAGAGCTACTCCTGTAAGATGGTGGGGAGTGACAAGCGGTTGTTCAAGACCATGAATGCTGAAGCAGGTGGTGGCCCAAATGATCTGCAGGCACTTTCACCACCGCAAAGTGCGCTCATGTCGCAAAGCCCAAGCAAGCTTTACAG CCGGAGTCAGAGTGATGATGGAGAGTGTCACTTGTGCGACACCATCAGCCGCAAAACTCTGTTTCACCTGATTGGCACTCTTAATGCATCCTTTCATCCAGACTATGACTTCAGTCAGGCCAAGAGTGACGAGTTCAGTCGTGAGACCAGTTTGGAA TGGGTGATGAACACGGTGGACAGCAACCTGTTTGCCACAGCTAACCAGGCATATAGTGCACTTCGAGGCCGCCTTTGGGCAGCTGTGGACAGCGAAATCTCATTGGCTGACTGCGACATCTTCAGTTATAATCCAGACCTTGCCTCAGATCCTTATGGGGAAGATGGATGCCTGTGGTCTTTCAACTTCTTCTTCTACAATCGGAGACTGAAACGCATAGTCTTTTTCACCTGCCATGCAGTCAG CGCCAACAGCTCTGAGTATGGTTGTGACGAGTTGGAGCAGATGAACATGGAGCTCGAAGAAGAGTCTGTGGCCAACCCCAACAG AGCCATACAAGAAGCATTTTGA